AAGGTAAATCTAACGCAAAGAAAATTTATCTTGAAAATCTTCCCACATATAATATTCTTAACGTTTACGAAACTCTTAACCTGATTAAATCAAAATCTGATTTAATAATCTTAGATGTCAGACCGGCTGATGATTTTAATAATAAGGCATCAATGAGCCACATGAACGTAGGGCGATTAAAACACTCACTGAATTTGCCTCCGGATAAATTCGCAAGTGAAGTCACGAAGACAGTAAAAGATAAAAAAGCAGCAATATTAATTTACGGAAGCGGCGATGACCCTGCAAGATGCGCAAAGCTTTTGAAAGAGCTTGGTTATGAAAATGTAAATTTGCTTTACGGGGGATTGTGGTCGATGGTATCAGTTTATGCAAATGTGAAAGGATACTCATTCATAAAAGACTACATGGAAAATTACGAAGGAATGTATTAACATTCTTTTTTTAAATTTTCATAAAAATCTATGTCTAAAAATCCTGAGATAAGTAAAGATGCTCACAGAAAAATTGGAATTGACGCATTCAATGGTACGTGGAAAATTATGGAAAAAGATAATCCGACCGAGGATGATATTTGTGAAGCAATAAGACTGGCGCATATCTCTACATGGCATTGGAAATTTGCCGGAACAGAACTAAATCAGCAAAGGGGCGAATGGATTTGCTCACGTGTGCATGCCCATTTTGGTTTCGGAAAAGAAGCGCTTTATTATGCAAAAAGATGTTACGACTTAACCATGAAACATGGCTTCACAGATTTTGATTTGGGCTATGGATATGAATGTATCGCAAGAGCATACATGGTTCTGAAAAAGAAAAAAGAAAAAGAGAAATATTTAAAGTTAGCAGAAGAATCAGCAGCTCAGATAAAAAAGAAAGAAGACAGAGACTGGTTCATGAAAGATTTAAGTACAATAAAATAAAAAAGGCGGTGATGAACCGCCTTTTGTTTACATTAAAATTATAAAATGTCATTCCAGATACTTTTATCTTTCAGCATTATTTCCCTGAGTAACGGTATAGGTGGCATTCCGTACTTCAACATCTCGTCATGAAATTTCATCAGTGAATAATTACTTCCCTCTTGTCTTGCATAGTCATCTCTTAATTTATATATCATAAGTTTTCCCAGTGTATAATTCAGATAGCCGGGGTCGTTTGTTCCGCGCATAGCTTCTGAACGCGACGGCTGTTTTTCGTAGTAGCAGTTATCCATAAAGAACTGTGTCCCTTCATCCACTGTCATTCCCTGCGTATGCATTTTTATTGAGACACAAAGTCGGCAATAACGGAGCAGCGATTCATCTAATTGCGCAAGATGATATTTTAATGCAGCCATATCACCTTTATCTTTTCCGAAGCCCTCTTCAATCATCATCTGCTCAGTATAATGCGCCCATCCCTCAGTGAATGCATAACTTCCGAAAATCTTCTGCAGCTTAGTCGCATCGCTTGCATTCAGATGCAGGAACTGAACGTAATGTCCGGGATATGCTTCATGAATTGAAACAACATCAGTTGTATAATAATTGAATGCCGTAAGCCACTCATCTTTTTGCTTATCACTCCAGTTACTTTCAACAGGAGTTACATAATAATATGCCTGAGTTGATTTCTCAAACGGTCCCGGAGTATCCATTGATGCAAAGCTTGTTGCACGCGCATACTGCGGAGTTTCTTTCACAAGTGCTTTCACATCGGATGGCATTGAGATTATTTTTTTATCTATAAGATATTGTCTGATTGCATCAAGGTTTTTCTTTGTATCGGGAATAAGATTTTCTGCCGTGGGATGCTCTACCTGAATTTCTTTAAATACATCTATAGCTTTTTTAGTGGGGTCAATTTTCTTTGCGACTTCTTCAAACTTCTGCTGCTCTTCTTTTAGTTTTTTTAATCCTATTTCTAAAATCTGCTCGGGTGTATATGAAACCATTTCTCCTGCCAGCATCTTCTGATACAACTCCTTTCCTATCGCATAATTATTATCTGCCTTAGGGAGTTTTTCTTTTTCAAGATAATCAGCATAGTCTTTTAATTCTTTTATTGCCCTGTCATTAGCATCGTTGAACTCTTTCATAAGAGCTTCGTTCTTTACATCTTTTAATGCGACTTTCAGATCGCTTCCGAGAAAATCTGCTGAACCTTTTGCTATTGAAATTGCAAGCTCAACATAGGGCTTAGGCAGAACCGGCTTAAGGTTTTGTCTTGCTGCTGCAAAAACATTGGGAGCATTTTTTTCTATCTTAATTATAGATTTTACTCTCTCTTCTATAGGAGCGAAGTCACGAGAGATGTAAATGTTCACGTCAACTGCCCCCGCATAAGTCATTGGGTTCTTTCTGAAAAACTCCCTGTCCTCTAAACCAAACAATTGCTTATTAACTTCATTCGATAAAAGCCTGTAGTTGAAATAATTTTTTTGATTTAAAGAGAAAGGATTGATAAGTTCAAGCTTTGACTTATAATTTTTCAGCCAGTCAATTTGCTTTATAAATCCCTGAAGAGAATAATCTGATGTCTTTCCGTCGTATTGGTGAAGACCGAGTCCAACAGCAGACTCAGGGTTTATCTCCAGATATTCATTTACAAAATTATCCGAGAGTGTTTCGAAGTCGGAATTGGCATCTGATACAGAGGGTAAAGATTGAAATCCCGTTGAGAAAAAAATCAGAACGAGAGCAAGAAATATGTAAAGTGATTTCATATCAATTTAATGGATGTGCATTAAATTAATTAATATGAATCTATTTACAAATAACTTTATTGATGACAATTATAATTTATAACTGTTCAGAACCTTCATATAGTTTGCGCGCTCAAATGCAGCAGGTTCCTTAACAGATTTCTGACTCATGCTTCCCTTCATCTGAGTAATCGAATCGTATTCTCTTTCCTGCATCCAGCTAATAATGTCGCTGAGAATTTCAGTGATGCGAACGGGTCCATGACGAAGTAAATCAGAACACACCATTGCAACATCACCGCCTGCCATCATAATTTTTATTACATCTTCTGCACTGTGTATTCCGCTTGTGGCAGCCATACTTGCATGAATCTTCCTATAGAGAATTGCAATCCATCTTAAGGGCATTCTCATTTCCCAGTTGCTTGAGAGCAGTAAGTGAGGAACAATTTCAAGATTTTCCAGATCGAAGTCAGGCTGATAAAATCTGTTGAACATTACAAGCGCATCTGCGCCTGCATCATCCAGCCTCTTTGCCATATTTGCAAAGGAAGAAAAGTAAGGACTTAATTTTATTGCCACAGGAATGTTCACGCTGTCTTTCACTGCTTTCAAAACGTTTACATACATATTTTCAACTTCGTATCCGGGTAAGTTTATATCGGTAGGAATGTAATATACATTTAATTCAATTGCATCTGCTCCTGCCTGCTCTATTAGCTTTGCATACTTAGTCCAGCCGCCGACACTGACTCCGTTGAGACTTCCTATAACAGGAATGTGAACGCTTTCTTTCATTCGTGTTATGTGCCTTAAATATTCATCAGGTCCAAGATTATAATCTTCCACATCGGGAAAATATGTTAAGGCTTCGGCGTAAGATTCAGTTCCGTGTGTTAAAAAATAATCAAGCTCGCCTGCATCGTGAGTGATTTGCTCTTCGAATAAAGAGTAACATACAATTGCAGAAGCGCCGGCGTCTTCAAGCTGCTTTACTGAGTCAAGATTTTTTGACAAGGGAGAAGCCGATGGAACTATAGGGTTTTTTAATTTTAAACCCATGTATTTTGTTGAAAGGTCCATAATTTTATATTAAACGAAGCCGCGCTTCGGGTTTCAAAATTTTAATTTAAAGTTTTTAAGTAAGCCAGCAAATCATTCCTATCTTTTTCTGACATCTTCCATACAACTCCTGTGCTTGCAGGTGAACCATCACTCTTTAATTCTTTATCTAAAAATCTGAAGAACAGTTCATCCGTATAAGGCACTTTATGCAAATTCGCATCCGATAAATCCTTGAACTTAATAGAACCAGTCGGTCCCATTCTTCTATGAGGTTTTCCTTCGGCAGATTCACCGTGGCAGTGCGCGCAAGAGTGCTGCATTCCGCTCATTTCAGATTTTTCCATATCCTGCAATACTTCTCCCGATAAGTTTTTTCCTGTCTTAAAAATCGTTTCGCCATTTTTCAAGTCCACATCACTTTTGTTTACATGAAACAGCGGAGTTAGAAATCCTGCAGATATTAAGAATAATATTTTAATCATAAAAATATTTGCTTTTTATTTTTTAGGTTCAGGCGCATGTTCTTTTTCAATCTTTTCGTATTGTTTCCATTTTTTATTAACTTCTTCCTGCGCAAGTTTTAATAAGTGCTTTGCATGTTCCGGATGAGATTTTGTGAGCATCTTGTAACGTGTTTCCCTGTAAGCATAATCTTCAAATTTTATTTTCGGAGGTTTGGAATCCAGCTTAAACGGATTTTCTCCTTCTTTCAATAAATCAGGATTGTATCTGAACAGCTGCCAGTAACCGCTATCAACTGCGCCCTTCTGGCTGTCTAATGCTTTCTCCATATTTATTCCGTGCGCTATACAATGGGAGTAAGCAATTATAAGTGATGGTCCGTCATAAGCTTCAGCTTCAAGGAACGCTTTAAGGGTCTGCAAGTCATTCGCTCCCATTGCAACACGCGCAACATAAACGTTGCCATAACTCATTGCAAGCAGTCCAAGATCTTTTTTAGGAGACGCTTTTCCGTTTGATGCAAATTTTGCAACTGCACCGATACCTGTTGACTTAGACATCTGTCCTCCTGTATTGGAGTAAACTTCAGTATCAAGCACAAGAAGATTTACATTTTTACCGGAGGCAAGAACGTGGTCAAGTCCGCCATAGCCGATATCATATGCCCATCCGTCCCCGCCGATAATCCAAACAGATTTTCTTACAAGATAATCAGCAACACTTAAAAGCATTTCGGAGTTATGTGATTTTATATTTTTTAACTTCTCTTTGAGCAGAGCAATTCTTTCTCTCTGTTTTGCAATATCGATCTCTTCTTTTTGCGGTGAGTGGAGAATTTCGCTTACAAAAACTTCTCCTAAATCATAGCTCATGGAAATCAAAAGTTCAGCTGCATAATCAAAATGTTTATCAATAGATAATCTCATACCAAGACCGAACTCAGCATTATCTTCAAACAAAGAATTATTCCATGCCGGACCTTTGCCATCGATATTAATTGTATAAGGAGTCGTTGGTAAATTTCCGCCATAAATAGAGGAGCATCCTGTAGCGTTTGCAATTATCATTCTATCACCAAAGAGCTGTGTTGCAAGTTTTATATAGGGAGTTTCACCGCAGCCCGAGCATGCTCCTGAAAATTCAAACAGGGGCTGCAAAATCTGGCTGTCTTTTATAGAGTGAATATTAAGTTTACTTCTGTCGTATTCGGGAAGCTCTTTGAAGAAATTCCAGTTAGCTCTTTCTTTTTCTCTTACAGGTAATTGAGGTATCATATTAAGAGCTTTAAGTCTTACTTCACTTTTATTTTTTACAGGACAAATTTCATAGCATAGTGTACATCCTGTGCAGTCTTCTGCAGCAACCTGAATTGTGTACAATGTATCTTCACCGAATTCTTTTCCTTTTGCCTTCATGTATTTAAATCCGGCAGGAGCAGTTTCCAAATATTTCTTATCGTAAGTTTTTATTCTTATAGTCGCATGGGGACAAATCATTGCGCACTTGCCGCATTGAATGCAGATACTCTCATCCCACTCAGGAACCTGCAATGCGATATTTCTTTTTTCCCACTGAGATGTTCCCGATGCAAATGTTCCGTCGATAGGCATTTCACTGACTGATACTTCATCGCCGTTTCCGGAAATCATTTTGGATAGAACATTCTTTACGTAGTTAGGAGCATCATTAGGAACTATAGGAGGAAGTTCAATATTACCGGTAGCTTTTGCAGGAACATCAACTTTAAATAAGTTCTCAAGAGTTTTATCAACGGCATTGAAATTTTTATTTACAATTTCATCGCCCTTTGCTCCGTATGTTTTTTGTATTGAGTATTTTATCTTTCCTATAGCTTCGTCGCTTGGCAGTACTCCCGATATTGCAAAGAAACATGTTTGCAGAATTGTATTCATGCGTGAACCCATTCCCGTTTCCTTAGCAACCTTATAAGCGTCTATAGCATAGAAATTAATTTTCTTTTCAATTATATCTTCCTGAACTAATCTCGGGAGCTTATCCCAAATTTCAGCTTTTCCATAGGGAGAGTTCAATAAAAATGTTCCGCCATCCACAATGTTTCTGAGCATATCAAATTTTTCAAGGAAGTTAAACTGATGACAGCCAATGAAATTTGATGAGCCGATTAAGTAAGATGATTTAATCGGATGAGGACCGAATCTTAAATGCGAGATTGTAGTCGAGCCTGACTTTTTTGAATCGTAAACAAAGTATCCCTGGCAATAGTTATCAGTTTCTTCTCCAATGATTTTAATTGTGTTTTTATTCGCTCCGACTGTACCATCTGCGCCAAGTCCGTAAAACATTGCGCGGAATACACTATCATTTTCCTTTAAGAAATTTTTATCGTACTTAAGACTTGTGAAAGTTACATCATCGTTTATTCCGATTGTAAAATGATTCTTTGGATTATCTTTTTTAAGCTCTTCATAAATTCCCATCACCATTGCAGGAGTGAATTCCTTCGATGAAAGTCCGTATCTTCCGCCGGTTACATGGGGAAATTTTTCAAACGGAGGATTATCTGAAGTCATTGCTTCGCTTATTGCAGCAACAATATCTTTATACATCGGTTCACCGTTTGAGCCGGGTTCTTTTGTTCTATCGAGAACTGCTATTTTCTTAACAGATTTAGGAAGCTTATCTATAAAATGTTTTATTGAGAAAGGTCTGAACAGGCGTACCTTTAACACTCCGATTTTTTCTTCGCCTGATTGTTTTAAATAATCAATTGTCTCTTCAACTGTTTCTGCGCCTGAGCCCATCATAATAATAATTCTCTCTGCATTCGGGTCTCCGTAGTAATCAAATAAATTATATCTTCTTCCTGTCAGTTCAAACAATTTATCCATGTACTTCTGAACAATACCCGGGCATTCATCATAATATTTATTAACGGTTTCTCTTCCCTGAAAATAAACATCAGGATTTTGAGCTGTTCCTCTTATAAAAGGATTATCCGGTGAAAGCGCGCGTTTGCGGTGTTCATAAATAAACTTCTCATCAATCATTTGCTTAATGACTTCTTCAGGTATTAATTCAATCTTGGCAACTTCATGCGATGTTCTGAATCCGTCGAAGAAATGTATGAACGGAATTCTTGATTCAAGCGTAGCTGCGTGGGCTATCAAAGCAGTATCCATAATTTCCTGTACTGAGTTTGAACATAGCATTGCAAATCCTGTTTGTCTTACTGCCATTACGTCACTGTGGTCTCCGAAGATTGAAAGTGCCTGTGCGGAAAGTGCTCTTGCGCTTACATGGAATACAGTTGAAGTAAGTTCACCTGCAATTTTATACATGTTTGGAATCATCAGTAATAATCCCTGTGATGCAGTGAAAGTTGTTGTAAGCGAACCGGTTTGTAATGCGCCGTGAACTGCGCCTGCAGCTCCGCCTTCGCTCTGCATTTCCTGAACTACGGGTACGCTGCCCCAGATATTGGGCTTGCGCAAGGAAGACCAGACGTCGGAAAGTTCACCCATTCCCGAAGAAGGTGTTATAGGATATATTGCGATAACTTCGTTTAATTTGTAAGCTATGTAAGCGGCAGCTTCATTGCCATCAATAGTTGAGAATTTGGAGGAATTCATTGAACAATAGTTAAAATTGAAGAAAGAACTTTAATTCGAGCACTCATTTTAATAAGAAATTTTAATTAAAATCAAATACCTTGTATTGTAAAAATGGTATATTTTTTTCAGATTTAATATGATTTAGGTCAGTTTTTATGCTAAAAATTCTTAATTGTTAATTGCCCCCCCTTAATTTATATTTGTTTTTCAAATTTTTTCAACCCCACTTTATTTCTTCATGAAGTTTTCAGATTTTAAGTATTCCCGCCCTGACCTTGATAATATCGGACGTGAAATACAAAGTGATTTAACAGAATTTAATAATGCCGAGTCAGCAGATATTCAGTGCCGCGTTATTGAAAAAATTAACGTTGTAAGAAAGAATTTTTCAACGATGTTTAACATAGCTTCGGTTAACTATTCTATCGATACAAACAACAAGTTTTACGAAGAAGAAAAAAAATTCTTCGATGACAACTCCCCTATCTTCTCAGGATATATTTCAAATTATTATAAAGCACTTGTTCATTCAAAATTCAAGGATGAACTTGAGAAAAAATTTGGCAAGCTTTTATTCGATGTTGCCGAGTGTTACATAAAAACTTACGACCCAGTCATCAACGATGACCTTGTAAGAGAAAATGAACTCTGCACAGAGTACAATAAGCTTATCGCCACTGCAAAAATTTTCTACGACGGCGAAGAAAGAAACATTGCCGGCATGGAACCGTTTATGCTTTCAACGGACAGAGCAAAACGCAAAGAAGCCAATGAAGCAAAATGGAAATACTATGCAGATAACGCTGAAGAGCTTGACAGAATTTTCGATGACTTAGTAAAAGTAAGACATAAAATCGCAACAAAGCTTGGTTTCAAAAATTTTGTAGAGCTCGGTTATTACAGAATGAGCCGTACAGATTACAATGCTGAAGACGTAAAAAAATTCAGAAGCTACGTTAAAAAATACGCAGTGCCGATTGCAGCAAAGCTGAAACAAAGACAGGCAAATCGCTTGGGACTTGAAACATTAGAGTACTTCGACGGCGCGCTGGATTTTAACTCGGGCAATGCTACTCCCAAAGGAACTCCCGAATGGATTTTAGAGAACGCAAAAAAAATGTATGAAGAACTCTCCAATGAAACGGGTGAGTTTTTCAACTTCATGGTTGATAACGAGCTGATGGACCTTGTTAACAAAAAAGGGAAAGAAGCCGGCGGATATTGTACCTTCATCGAAGATTACAAAGCGCCTTTTATCTTTTCTAACTTCAACGGAACATCGCATGATATTGTCGTTCTTACCCATGAAGCAGGCCATGCATTTCAGGCATATTGCAGCAGGAATTTTAACATCGTTGAGTATCACAATCCTACTATGGAAGCATGTGAAATCCACTCAATGAGTATGGAGCTTCTTACATGGCCGTGGATGCATTCATTCTTTAAAGAAGATACGGAGAAGTTCAAGTTTTCTGCTATCAACGGCTGCATGATTTTTATTCCTTACGGAACTGCCGTAGATGAGTTCCAGCATTACGTTTATGAAAATCCTGATGCTACTCCTGAAGAGCGCAAAGCCTGCTGGAGACACACTGAGAAAAAATATCTGCCATTACTTGACTACATTGATAACGACTATCTGGAGAATGGCGGAAGATGGCAGGCACAGAGACATATTTATGAAAGCCCTTTCTATTATATAGATTACTGCTTAGCACAAATAAGCGCTTTTGAATTCTGGAGAAAGTTCAACGAGAACCGCGATACTGCCATGGTTGATTACATCAAGCTTTGCAAAGAAGGCGGCAGCAGATCTTATACTGAGTTACTGAAAGTACCAAAGCTCGGCTCACCATTTGTTGAAGAGTGCTTTGAGCAGAACGTAAGTTATGTCGAACACTGGTTAGACAAAGTAGATGACATGGCGTTATAAATTTATCGGCGGCTTGAATTTTTTTGAGCCGCCAATTTTTTCCCTACTAATAGGTAAAAATTTCTTATGCAAATAGAACACGAATTTACCTGCCCTTACTGTTTTGAGAAAATCTCAATTCTTATAGACCCCACTGAAGATCCTCAGGCTTATGTAGAGGACTGCGAAGTCTGCTGCAATCCCATTGCCATCGCATGTGAAGTCAAAGACGGAGAAGTTATTGACTTTGAAGCGTTTCAAATCGATTAGTTGTCAGTTGCCGGTTATTAGTTGTCAAAAAAAAGTCGCATTATTGTCGCATTCCGGAACACTGATGTTTATGATTATTATGATGTCACTGATGAATAGTAAATTGTTATTCGCCTTGGCGAATCACATTCTTTAATTCCTTTCTGTTTTTAAACAATTCAACTTCTTAATATTTTTCTAAATTGATGAATTTTTGACGGATTCTTCTGCAAAATAA
The genomic region above belongs to Bacteroidota bacterium and contains:
- a CDS encoding DUF885 domain-containing protein, translating into MKSLYIFLALVLIFFSTGFQSLPSVSDANSDFETLSDNFVNEYLEINPESAVGLGLHQYDGKTSDYSLQGFIKQIDWLKNYKSKLELINPFSLNQKNYFNYRLLSNEVNKQLFGLEDREFFRKNPMTYAGAVDVNIYISRDFAPIEERVKSIIKIEKNAPNVFAAARQNLKPVLPKPYVELAISIAKGSADFLGSDLKVALKDVKNEALMKEFNDANDRAIKELKDYADYLEKEKLPKADNNYAIGKELYQKMLAGEMVSYTPEQILEIGLKKLKEEQQKFEEVAKKIDPTKKAIDVFKEIQVEHPTAENLIPDTKKNLDAIRQYLIDKKIISMPSDVKALVKETPQYARATSFASMDTPGPFEKSTQAYYYVTPVESNWSDKQKDEWLTAFNYYTTDVVSIHEAYPGHYVQFLHLNASDATKLQKIFGSYAFTEGWAHYTEQMMIEEGFGKDKGDMAALKYHLAQLDESLLRYCRLCVSIKMHTQGMTVDEGTQFFMDNCYYEKQPSRSEAMRGTNDPGYLNYTLGKLMIYKLRDDYARQEGSNYSLMKFHDEMLKYGMPPIPLLREIMLKDKSIWNDIL
- a CDS encoding dihydroorotate dehydrogenase-like protein — protein: MDLSTKYMGLKLKNPIVPSASPLSKNLDSVKQLEDAGASAIVCYSLFEEQITHDAGELDYFLTHGTESYAEALTYFPDVEDYNLGPDEYLRHITRMKESVHIPVIGSLNGVSVGGWTKYAKLIEQAGADAIELNVYYIPTDINLPGYEVENMYVNVLKAVKDSVNIPVAIKLSPYFSSFANMAKRLDDAGADALVMFNRFYQPDFDLENLEIVPHLLLSSNWEMRMPLRWIAILYRKIHASMAATSGIHSAEDVIKIMMAGGDVAMVCSDLLRHGPVRITEILSDIISWMQEREYDSITQMKGSMSQKSVKEPAAFERANYMKVLNSYKL
- a CDS encoding c-type cytochrome; the encoded protein is MIKILFLISAGFLTPLFHVNKSDVDLKNGETIFKTGKNLSGEVLQDMEKSEMSGMQHSCAHCHGESAEGKPHRRMGPTGSIKFKDLSDANLHKVPYTDELFFRFLDKELKSDGSPASTGVVWKMSEKDRNDLLAYLKTLN
- the nifJ gene encoding pyruvate:ferredoxin (flavodoxin) oxidoreductase — its product is MNSSKFSTIDGNEAAAYIAYKLNEVIAIYPITPSSGMGELSDVWSSLRKPNIWGSVPVVQEMQSEGGAAGAVHGALQTGSLTTTFTASQGLLLMIPNMYKIAGELTSTVFHVSARALSAQALSIFGDHSDVMAVRQTGFAMLCSNSVQEIMDTALIAHAATLESRIPFIHFFDGFRTSHEVAKIELIPEEVIKQMIDEKFIYEHRKRALSPDNPFIRGTAQNPDVYFQGRETVNKYYDECPGIVQKYMDKLFELTGRRYNLFDYYGDPNAERIIIMMGSGAETVEETIDYLKQSGEEKIGVLKVRLFRPFSIKHFIDKLPKSVKKIAVLDRTKEPGSNGEPMYKDIVAAISEAMTSDNPPFEKFPHVTGGRYGLSSKEFTPAMVMGIYEELKKDNPKNHFTIGINDDVTFTSLKYDKNFLKENDSVFRAMFYGLGADGTVGANKNTIKIIGEETDNYCQGYFVYDSKKSGSTTISHLRFGPHPIKSSYLIGSSNFIGCHQFNFLEKFDMLRNIVDGGTFLLNSPYGKAEIWDKLPRLVQEDIIEKKINFYAIDAYKVAKETGMGSRMNTILQTCFFAISGVLPSDEAIGKIKYSIQKTYGAKGDEIVNKNFNAVDKTLENLFKVDVPAKATGNIELPPIVPNDAPNYVKNVLSKMISGNGDEVSVSEMPIDGTFASGTSQWEKRNIALQVPEWDESICIQCGKCAMICPHATIRIKTYDKKYLETAPAGFKYMKAKGKEFGEDTLYTIQVAAEDCTGCTLCYEICPVKNKSEVRLKALNMIPQLPVREKERANWNFFKELPEYDRSKLNIHSIKDSQILQPLFEFSGACSGCGETPYIKLATQLFGDRMIIANATGCSSIYGGNLPTTPYTINIDGKGPAWNNSLFEDNAEFGLGMRLSIDKHFDYAAELLISMSYDLGEVFVSEILHSPQKEEIDIAKQRERIALLKEKLKNIKSHNSEMLLSVADYLVRKSVWIIGGDGWAYDIGYGGLDHVLASGKNVNLLVLDTEVYSNTGGQMSKSTGIGAVAKFASNGKASPKKDLGLLAMSYGNVYVARVAMGANDLQTLKAFLEAEAYDGPSLIIAYSHCIAHGINMEKALDSQKGAVDSGYWQLFRYNPDLLKEGENPFKLDSKPPKIKFEDYAYRETRYKMLTKSHPEHAKHLLKLAQEEVNKKWKQYEKIEKEHAPEPKK
- a CDS encoding M3 family oligoendopeptidase; protein product: MKFSDFKYSRPDLDNIGREIQSDLTEFNNAESADIQCRVIEKINVVRKNFSTMFNIASVNYSIDTNNKFYEEEKKFFDDNSPIFSGYISNYYKALVHSKFKDELEKKFGKLLFDVAECYIKTYDPVINDDLVRENELCTEYNKLIATAKIFYDGEERNIAGMEPFMLSTDRAKRKEANEAKWKYYADNAEELDRIFDDLVKVRHKIATKLGFKNFVELGYYRMSRTDYNAEDVKKFRSYVKKYAVPIAAKLKQRQANRLGLETLEYFDGALDFNSGNATPKGTPEWILENAKKMYEELSNETGEFFNFMVDNELMDLVNKKGKEAGGYCTFIEDYKAPFIFSNFNGTSHDIVVLTHEAGHAFQAYCSRNFNIVEYHNPTMEACEIHSMSMELLTWPWMHSFFKEDTEKFKFSAINGCMIFIPYGTAVDEFQHYVYENPDATPEERKACWRHTEKKYLPLLDYIDNDYLENGGRWQAQRHIYESPFYYIDYCLAQISAFEFWRKFNENRDTAMVDYIKLCKEGGSRSYTELLKVPKLGSPFVEECFEQNVSYVEHWLDKVDDMAL
- a CDS encoding CPXCG motif-containing cysteine-rich protein; translated protein: MQIEHEFTCPYCFEKISILIDPTEDPQAYVEDCEVCCNPIAIACEVKDGEVIDFEAFQID